In Funiculus sociatus GB2-C1, one DNA window encodes the following:
- a CDS encoding YcjF family protein, giving the protein MAVNLRRPVLVGGVGLSLSLWMLQSLHHSVLHLGELGMLGALAVGTGFWWFGRTAKETKLPEMGKIDRETVEDAITQAQAVITQLETEAEGRVTNGKLREKVGQLVAEIDRQEIHLAVTGGKAVGKTTLIQVLKSNWVPQQQQKLDLQETPALFTATDLTIQPSSLKGKVSDSPPLLGEGLEERSDLVLFVTNGDLTDPEYQILKQLVRANHRPVLVFNKQDQYLPEEGATVLQQLRQRMLSMMMAEDVVAIAASPSPIKVRQHSSDGSVQEWMETPAPDMSVLTGRLSEILAQESQQLVWTTTFRVAGALKTEAKTALNEVRRDRALPVIEQFQWIAAATAFANPVPALDLLATAAINAQMVIDLGAMYQQKFSLQQAQTVAGTMGSLMLKLGLVELSTQTIGGILKGNAITFVAGGAVQGVSAAYLTRLAGMCLIEYFQAQEASITAEGHPFNIDQLKETLQRVFQQNQRTVFLQSFVKQAVGRILPESQQSAIAGS; this is encoded by the coding sequence ATGGCTGTCAACTTGCGGCGACCCGTTTTGGTGGGGGGAGTAGGCTTATCATTATCGCTGTGGATGTTGCAGAGTCTGCATCATTCGGTATTACATCTCGGTGAGTTGGGGATGTTGGGCGCTTTAGCAGTCGGTACTGGTTTCTGGTGGTTCGGAAGGACAGCTAAAGAAACTAAGTTGCCAGAGATGGGTAAGATAGACAGGGAAACGGTGGAAGACGCGATCACGCAAGCACAAGCTGTTATTACTCAATTAGAGACAGAAGCAGAAGGTCGCGTTACCAATGGTAAACTGCGAGAAAAAGTTGGGCAACTCGTAGCCGAAATAGATCGCCAAGAGATACACCTGGCTGTTACTGGTGGGAAGGCGGTAGGGAAAACTACCTTAATTCAAGTTTTAAAGTCAAACTGGGTTCCTCAACAGCAGCAAAAACTGGATTTGCAGGAGACACCAGCTTTATTTACTGCGACTGACCTAACGATTCAGCCTTCTTCCCTTAAAGGGAAGGTGTCAGACTCCCCTCCGCTGTTAGGGGAGGGGTTGGAGGAGAGGTCAGATTTAGTGCTATTTGTCACAAATGGGGATTTGACAGACCCAGAGTATCAAATATTAAAGCAGCTGGTGAGAGCAAATCATCGACCGGTATTGGTTTTTAACAAGCAAGACCAATATTTGCCAGAAGAGGGCGCGACTGTGTTGCAACAGTTACGGCAACGGATGCTATCAATGATGATGGCAGAGGATGTAGTAGCGATCGCTGCCTCTCCTAGTCCGATCAAAGTGCGTCAGCATTCCTCTGATGGTTCGGTGCAAGAATGGATGGAAACTCCAGCCCCAGACATGAGTGTACTGACTGGTCGCTTGAGTGAAATTTTAGCCCAAGAAAGTCAACAGTTGGTGTGGACAACTACCTTCCGGGTAGCTGGTGCGTTGAAAACAGAGGCGAAAACAGCCTTAAATGAGGTAAGACGCGATCGCGCCTTACCGGTAATTGAACAATTCCAGTGGATAGCAGCTGCTACAGCTTTTGCCAACCCCGTACCAGCCCTAGACTTGTTGGCAACTGCTGCGATTAATGCCCAAATGGTGATAGATTTGGGCGCTATGTATCAGCAAAAATTCTCCCTCCAGCAAGCGCAGACAGTGGCGGGAACAATGGGTAGCTTGATGCTTAAACTTGGTTTGGTAGAACTTTCTACTCAAACCATCGGCGGTATTCTCAAAGGCAATGCCATCACTTTTGTCGCTGGAGGCGCAGTTCAGGGCGTCAGCGCCGCCTATCTAACTCGGTTGGCAGGAATGTGCTTGATTGAATACTTCCAAGCGCAGGAAGCCAGTATAACCGCCGAGGGGCATCCTTTTAATATTGACCAATTAAAAGAGACGCTGCAAAGAGTTTTCCAGCAAAATCAACGCACGGTTTTCTTGCAGTCTTTCGTGAAACAAGCGGTAGGGCGGATTTTGCCGGAGTCACAGCAAAGCGCGATCGCGGGAAGTTAG
- a CDS encoding asparaginase — protein sequence MTRGKRTQAAELEVRLLREGIIESTHRAQAVVCDNRGRVLSVAGSAETAAFVRSALKPFQALAVTTTGTLERYNLTDRDLAIICSSHKGTTQQVRQAFNILWRSDVDPSALQCPIPPGKKSPLEYNCSGKHAGMLAVCQARNWPLNTYLQRNHPVQQLILGKVAELLRMPAAEFISAHDDCGAPTYFMQLGQMATLFAQLASGNNLDMERIVRAMTHHPTLVAGEGEFDTELMRLTEGEIVSKGGAEGIECIGREGVGMGLAIKVMDGAGRAKYAVAIHLLKQMGWITPTVAETLSEHFMSLGKFKRLEVVGELSLL from the coding sequence ATGACAAGGGGAAAAAGAACTCAAGCCGCAGAACTCGAAGTCCGGTTGCTGCGCGAAGGCATTATCGAATCAACACACCGCGCCCAAGCAGTCGTATGCGACAACCGGGGGCGCGTACTATCGGTTGCGGGTAGCGCAGAAACAGCCGCTTTCGTCCGTTCCGCACTCAAGCCATTTCAGGCACTAGCAGTCACCACCACTGGTACCCTGGAACGCTACAACCTGACGGATCGAGACTTAGCGATTATCTGTAGTTCTCACAAGGGGACTACCCAGCAGGTAAGGCAAGCGTTTAACATCCTTTGGCGCAGCGATGTCGATCCTTCGGCACTCCAGTGTCCAATTCCACCAGGCAAGAAGAGTCCTCTGGAATACAATTGTTCCGGGAAACACGCGGGGATGCTCGCGGTTTGTCAGGCAAGAAATTGGCCTTTGAATACCTATTTGCAGCGCAATCACCCAGTTCAGCAGCTAATTTTAGGCAAAGTTGCCGAGTTGCTGCGAATGCCTGCGGCAGAGTTTATTAGCGCCCACGATGATTGTGGCGCTCCTACCTACTTCATGCAACTGGGGCAAATGGCTACCTTGTTTGCTCAGCTTGCCTCTGGTAACAATTTGGATATGGAGCGCATCGTCCGCGCTATGACTCATCACCCGACTCTAGTGGCAGGAGAAGGGGAATTTGATACAGAACTGATGCGCTTAACCGAAGGGGAAATCGTCAGCAAAGGCGGTGCTGAAGGGATTGAGTGCATCGGTAGAGAAGGTGTTGGCATGGGGCTGGCAATTAAGGTAATGGATGGTGCCGGACGAGCTAAATATGCCGTTGCCATTCACTTGCTCAAGCAGATGGGCTGGATTACTCCCACCGTGGCGGAAACTCTATCTGAACACTTTATGAGCCTGGGCAAATTCAAGCGTTTAGAGGTAGTTGGAGAATTATCTTTGCTTTAG
- a CDS encoding CGLD27 family protein: protein MMESTVTVCPVPTEQQPINEYQELKDSWLFCWVTQDLGDYLKKLAVLWGISWMIAAPLSAASFAPGKYLGKFIICGGAIASVGVVFALLRLYLGWSYVRSRLSSSTVFYEESGWYDGQCWTKPEEILARDRFIVTYQIQPIFQRLQRTFGILALFFVAGGIIWNFL from the coding sequence ATGATGGAATCGACAGTTACTGTTTGCCCGGTTCCAACTGAACAGCAGCCTATTAATGAGTACCAGGAGTTGAAGGATTCCTGGTTATTTTGCTGGGTGACGCAAGATTTGGGAGATTATCTCAAAAAGCTGGCGGTGCTTTGGGGGATATCGTGGATGATAGCAGCACCGCTGTCGGCGGCTAGTTTTGCTCCGGGAAAGTATCTGGGCAAGTTTATCATCTGTGGTGGGGCAATCGCTTCCGTGGGAGTGGTATTCGCACTGTTGCGACTATATTTAGGCTGGTCTTACGTGCGATCGCGCCTTTCGAGTTCTACAGTATTTTATGAGGAATCAGGCTGGTATGACGGTCAATGCTGGACGAAGCCGGAAGAGATTTTGGCACGCGATCGCTTCATTGTCACCTACCAAATCCAGCCGATTTTCCAGCGCTTGCAGCGAACATTCGGCATCCTCGCCTTATTTTTCGTTGCTGGTGGCATAATCTGGAACTTTTTGTAA
- the rsfS gene encoding ribosome silencing factor has product MSEQFKVHSTTPSTEETLLSSRTGTNGLPVRPVNAEKQNASQELAMTVATAADDRKASDIVLLNVAEVSYLADYFAIATGFSRVQVRAIAQSIEEKVETQCQRLPLRVEGKAEGSWIVMDYGDVIVHILLPPEREFYNLEAFWGHAERIEFTASQPVGE; this is encoded by the coding sequence ATGTCAGAACAGTTTAAGGTACATTCGACAACGCCCAGCACAGAGGAAACATTACTCTCTAGCCGAACAGGGACGAATGGGTTGCCCGTGCGTCCCGTAAATGCAGAAAAACAGAACGCTTCTCAAGAACTGGCAATGACAGTTGCCACAGCAGCAGATGACCGCAAAGCGTCTGATATTGTATTGCTAAATGTGGCAGAGGTATCCTATCTAGCAGATTACTTTGCGATCGCTACCGGATTCTCTAGGGTACAGGTAAGGGCGATCGCGCAGTCGATTGAAGAAAAGGTGGAAACACAGTGCCAACGGCTACCACTGCGTGTGGAAGGAAAAGCAGAGGGCAGCTGGATAGTCATGGACTACGGCGATGTAATTGTTCATATCTTGCTTCCTCCAGAGCGCGAGTTTTATAATCTGGAAGCATTTTGGGGACACGCTGAACGAATAGAGTTTACAGCATCCCAGCCAGTGGGAGAATAA
- the yqeK gene encoding bis(5'-nucleosyl)-tetraphosphatase (symmetrical) YqeK, which yields MEFVAIKRDRVLAWLADNVPAPRIKHILGVEQMAASLALHYHLDVEKAATSGLMHDLAKYFKPSVLLQMAQEEGLEIDPVDEENPHLLHADVSAIVARDKFGIFDEEILQAIQDHTLGRPGMSNLSCIVFLADSLEPGRGDTRELEALRQAAWENLYKAVWLVCDYSLKYLLDTRCLIHPRTIRTRNWALQMASKKQQSAEEMIKSKKVGS from the coding sequence ATGGAATTTGTGGCAATTAAGCGCGATCGCGTCTTAGCCTGGTTAGCAGATAATGTCCCTGCCCCTCGGATAAAACACATTCTGGGCGTTGAGCAGATGGCTGCATCTCTAGCACTGCATTATCACCTTGATGTCGAAAAAGCGGCAACCAGCGGCTTGATGCACGACCTGGCTAAATATTTTAAGCCTTCTGTACTGTTGCAAATGGCACAGGAAGAAGGACTGGAAATAGACCCTGTGGACGAAGAGAATCCGCATTTGCTGCACGCAGATGTCAGTGCAATTGTAGCTAGAGACAAATTTGGAATATTTGATGAAGAAATTTTGCAGGCAATTCAGGATCACACCTTGGGCAGACCAGGCATGAGTAACTTGAGTTGTATCGTATTTTTAGCTGATAGCCTAGAACCAGGTAGAGGCGATACACGTGAGTTAGAAGCTTTGAGACAAGCTGCCTGGGAAAATCTCTACAAAGCTGTTTGGCTGGTTTGCGATTATTCTCTGAAATATCTACTCGATACCCGTTGCTTAATTCATCCGCGCACGATCCGTACCCGGAATTGGGCATTGCAAATGGCTAGCAAAAAGCAGCAATCAGCAGAAGAAATGATCAAAAGTAAAAAAGTTGGCAGCTAG
- a CDS encoding glycosyltransferase family 4 protein: protein MRILIYSYNYHPEPIGIAPLMTELAEGLVRQGHEVRVVTAMPNYPQRRIYDEYKGKLYMTEKKKGVAVQRNYVWIRPNPGLLDRMMLDASFVLISLVHALKGLRPDVILLTVPPLPVAVPAAMLGWLHRCPVILNLQDILPEAAVHTGLLTNKRMIRIFEGLEKFAYWSATKISVISDGFVDNLVGKGVQENKIVLIPNWVDINFIQPLPKEDSPFRKAHQLNGKFVVLYSGNIGRTQPLTALIDAAARLKHIPEIAVVIVGEEKALQDLELYRQNIDATNVLLLPFQPRKELPQMLAAADIGMVMQKENVISFNMPSKIQLLLASGRPIIASVPSTGTAAKAVQQSKGGIVVPPEDSEALAAAILDLYKNPDKAEVLGKQGREYAIENYAFNTALDRYEKLFGEVSLH, encoded by the coding sequence ATGCGGATTTTGATTTATTCCTATAACTACCATCCCGAACCCATAGGCATTGCCCCTTTAATGACCGAACTAGCAGAAGGTCTAGTACGACAAGGTCATGAAGTGCGTGTTGTCACCGCCATGCCCAACTATCCGCAACGGCGCATATACGATGAATATAAGGGCAAATTGTACATGACCGAAAAGAAAAAGGGTGTGGCAGTTCAGCGTAATTATGTCTGGATTCGCCCTAATCCGGGTTTGTTGGATCGAATGATGTTGGATGCCAGCTTTGTCCTCATCAGCTTAGTTCATGCTCTTAAAGGTCTGCGCCCGGATGTGATTCTTTTAACTGTGCCGCCCCTGCCAGTTGCCGTTCCGGCGGCGATGCTGGGATGGTTGCACCGTTGCCCAGTGATATTAAATCTTCAGGATATTTTGCCGGAAGCAGCCGTCCATACAGGCCTGCTCACAAACAAACGGATGATTCGCATCTTTGAAGGACTGGAAAAATTTGCCTATTGGAGTGCAACTAAGATTAGTGTCATTAGTGATGGGTTTGTTGACAATTTGGTGGGCAAAGGTGTTCAAGAAAACAAAATTGTACTAATTCCCAACTGGGTTGATATTAACTTTATCCAACCCTTACCAAAAGAAGATAGTCCCTTCCGTAAGGCTCATCAACTTAACGGTAAATTTGTTGTTCTCTACTCCGGTAATATTGGTCGCACCCAACCTTTGACAGCCCTTATCGATGCAGCCGCTCGCCTCAAGCATATTCCAGAAATTGCTGTTGTAATTGTGGGAGAGGAAAAAGCGTTGCAAGATTTGGAGCTGTACCGTCAAAACATAGATGCTACTAACGTTTTGCTGCTACCATTTCAACCGCGAAAAGAACTGCCGCAAATGCTGGCGGCGGCTGATATTGGAATGGTGATGCAAAAAGAAAACGTGATCTCCTTCAATATGCCTTCTAAAATCCAGCTGTTATTAGCCAGCGGTCGCCCGATAATAGCTTCTGTTCCCTCTACTGGTACGGCAGCTAAAGCAGTGCAGCAGAGCAAAGGTGGTATTGTCGTACCCCCGGAAGATAGCGAGGCTCTAGCGGCAGCAATTTTAGATTTGTATAAAAATCCGGACAAAGCCGAAGTGCTGGGTAAGCAAGGCAGAGAGTACGCTATTGAAAATTATGCTTTCAATACAGCTCTGGACAGGTATGAGAAGCTGTTTGGCGAGGTTTCGTTGCATTGA
- a CDS encoding ATP-binding protein, giving the protein MQKEQPLVQSRLQVETDLNALTEVLQWFEQLTLPLLPYELWWQCQVALTEGFTNAVRHAHKDLPRNTPIEIQVKVFASYLEMRVWDYGERFDLEAKLQSKLSLLNQKDFDPLENEGGRGLIFMQQFTDELCYIRMSDGRNCLLMRRKILR; this is encoded by the coding sequence ATGCAAAAGGAACAACCGCTGGTACAGTCCCGTCTTCAGGTTGAGACGGATTTGAATGCTTTAACAGAAGTTTTGCAATGGTTTGAGCAGCTTACTCTACCGTTGCTGCCCTATGAATTATGGTGGCAATGTCAGGTTGCCTTGACAGAAGGCTTCACCAATGCGGTTCGCCATGCTCACAAAGACTTACCGCGGAATACTCCCATTGAAATCCAGGTGAAAGTTTTTGCTAGCTACCTGGAAATGCGGGTTTGGGACTACGGAGAGCGATTTGATTTAGAAGCAAAGCTGCAATCAAAGCTTTCATTATTAAACCAAAAGGATTTTGACCCCTTGGAAAATGAAGGGGGGAGGGGATTGATATTTATGCAACAGTTTACGGATGAACTTTGTTACATCCGGATGAGTGACGGGCGAAATTGCTTGTTAATGCGAAGAAAAATCCTTCGCTGA
- a CDS encoding anti-sigma factor antagonist (This anti-anti-sigma factor, or anti-sigma factor antagonist, belongs to a family that includes characterized members SpoIIAA, RsbV, RsfA, and RsfB.) encodes MVGPNPEAEFQITFYNETPVVQLPPRLTVLEAVAFKTSCQQFLQGSSVTDQLVLDLSQTTFIDSSGVGALVSNVKVARDKGVKLVLRSVHPQVMAVLAMTGLDQVLTIEQSKDATTPKPGQKSDKQLPETHPSVRSWVKRCIDVVGALIGLVISAILFIPIVIAIKVDDPGPIFFSQTRCGWMGRRFRVWKFRSMCVNAEALKDKIENQATGAFFKNENDPRVTRVGRFLRKSSLDELPQFWNVLKGEMSLVGTRPPTPDEVERYEVPEWQRLDVKPGMTGEWQVNGRSQVRNFEDVIRLDLRYQQNWSLIYDIQLIVKTVLILFRKNSGAY; translated from the coding sequence ATGGTAGGCCCCAACCCAGAGGCAGAATTTCAGATTACGTTCTACAACGAAACTCCTGTAGTGCAACTGCCCCCTCGCCTCACAGTGCTAGAGGCAGTGGCTTTTAAAACAAGCTGTCAGCAGTTTTTGCAAGGGAGTTCCGTCACCGACCAATTAGTTCTGGATTTGAGCCAGACGACATTTATAGATAGCAGTGGTGTCGGCGCACTGGTTAGTAATGTAAAAGTAGCGCGGGACAAAGGAGTAAAATTGGTACTCCGGAGCGTCCATCCTCAAGTGATGGCGGTTTTGGCGATGACGGGACTGGATCAGGTTTTGACGATTGAGCAGTCGAAAGACGCCACCACACCTAAACCTGGACAAAAGTCAGACAAACAGCTACCAGAAACTCATCCTTCGGTGCGTTCCTGGGTGAAGCGTTGTATTGACGTGGTGGGGGCGCTGATAGGTTTGGTCATTTCAGCAATTTTGTTTATCCCCATTGTTATTGCCATAAAAGTAGACGATCCTGGGCCAATCTTCTTTAGTCAGACTCGCTGTGGTTGGATGGGTAGACGGTTTCGGGTTTGGAAATTTCGCTCGATGTGCGTAAATGCGGAAGCACTGAAAGACAAAATCGAAAACCAAGCTACGGGTGCATTTTTCAAGAATGAAAACGATCCGCGAGTGACGCGGGTGGGTCGCTTTTTACGCAAGAGTAGTTTGGATGAACTGCCTCAGTTTTGGAATGTACTCAAAGGGGAGATGAGTTTGGTAGGCACTAGACCACCTACGCCGGATGAAGTTGAGCGCTATGAAGTGCCAGAATGGCAGCGTTTAGATGTGAAACCCGGTATGACAGGGGAGTGGCAGGTAAATGGGCGAAGCCAAGTACGCAATTTTGAAGACGTAATCCGCTTAGATTTACGCTATCAGCAAAACTGGAGCTTGATTTACGATATCCAGCTAATTGTTAAAACTGTCCTGATCTTATTTCGCAAAAACAGTGGTGCTTATTAG
- a CDS encoding 7-carboxy-7-deazaguanine synthase QueE has translation MTPKTAESSKARLIEVFSAIQGEGLNVGTRQIFIRFALCDLRCYFCDSAHTWHTPATCSIEQTPGERDFETHSNPVTIPMLLDWINRQNQPGLHDSISLTGGEPLLHAPFLVKFLPHLRDLTKLPIYLETGGHRPEQLATILPYIDSVGMDIKLPSVSGESHWQTHAEFLQLCWDSRAEVFVKLIISSKTEPAELEQASELVASVSPGIPVFLQPVTPLEMPHSMPLLPPTPQQVLEWQVLMKRSLKQVRVVPQTHKMLGQL, from the coding sequence ATGACCCCTAAAACCGCCGAATCCTCGAAGGCGCGGCTGATTGAAGTCTTTTCCGCTATTCAAGGCGAAGGACTCAACGTCGGCACCCGCCAGATATTCATCCGCTTTGCCCTCTGTGACCTACGCTGTTACTTTTGCGATAGCGCCCATACCTGGCACACACCAGCCACCTGTAGCATCGAGCAGACACCCGGAGAGCGCGATTTTGAAACCCACTCCAATCCAGTAACTATCCCAATGTTACTGGATTGGATAAATCGGCAAAATCAACCCGGTCTGCACGATAGCATCAGCCTCACTGGTGGCGAACCCCTGCTTCATGCACCCTTTTTGGTAAAATTTCTGCCCCACTTGCGTGACTTAACTAAATTGCCAATTTATCTAGAAACTGGCGGTCATCGCCCGGAACAGCTGGCAACGATTTTGCCCTATATCGATTCTGTGGGCATGGATATTAAGCTGCCTAGTGTGAGCGGGGAAAGCCACTGGCAAACTCACGCGGAATTTCTCCAGCTTTGTTGGGACTCACGAGCTGAAGTTTTTGTCAAGTTAATTATTTCCAGTAAAACTGAGCCAGCTGAGCTGGAACAGGCATCTGAGTTGGTAGCATCTGTTAGCCCTGGCATCCCGGTGTTTCTACAGCCAGTGACACCCCTGGAGATGCCTCATAGTATGCCACTGCTTCCGCCAACGCCCCAGCAGGTTCTGGAGTGGCAGGTGTTGATGAAACGAAGCCTTAAGCAGGTGCGAGTTGTGCCACAGACTCATAAAATGCTGGGGCAACTTTAA
- a CDS encoding esterase-like activity of phytase family protein, whose protein sequence is MMQARHWLWAFSCSLVVSALSIAANTTSAYAVSLESTLAIPGESTDLFPLNGSSGGANINRLGFFSDIYYDRYENVYYGLGDRGAGGGVLSYQTRVQKFSLDVDPNTGAISNFNVLKTILFTKDGENFNGLNPTLLNGDAGNLGLSFDPEGFAVAPNGNFYVSDEYGPSVYEFSSTGSFLKAFTTPENIVPKVGSVPNYVDGRGTITTGRQDNRGFEGVTLSPDGSKLFAMLQDPLVNEGSPDGRRSQNLRIVEFDTATRSPVAQYIYQLESLAAINDRIPGTDDDFGQNSQGRNIGISAITALNNNEFLVLERDNRGVGEADPLGEAPVASKRVYKIDLTGATDVSNISLAGTNTLPSGVTPVSKSLFLDIAEQLKAAGQVIPEKVEGLAIGPQLKDGSYAIILGTDNDFSVTQGDAGQLDVCTDGTAFSLVSIDSGCPSGQKLLPAYLYSFKASATELEGFVPPEKVPEPAATVGLMLLGFGGLLLRRQ, encoded by the coding sequence ATGATGCAAGCAAGGCATTGGCTTTGGGCGTTTAGTTGTTCCCTGGTGGTATCTGCACTCTCTATCGCGGCAAATACTACCTCAGCTTACGCAGTTTCCCTAGAAAGCACCCTGGCAATTCCCGGTGAAAGTACGGATTTATTCCCACTCAATGGTAGTAGTGGTGGTGCCAACATCAATCGCTTAGGTTTTTTCTCGGATATTTATTACGATCGCTACGAGAATGTGTACTACGGTTTGGGCGATCGCGGCGCAGGAGGCGGTGTCCTTTCCTATCAAACGCGGGTTCAGAAATTTTCTTTGGATGTGGACCCAAACACGGGGGCTATTAGCAATTTCAATGTGCTGAAGACAATTCTGTTTACTAAAGACGGTGAGAACTTCAACGGGTTAAACCCCACGCTACTCAACGGCGATGCTGGAAATCTCGGTCTTAGCTTTGACCCGGAGGGCTTTGCAGTTGCTCCTAATGGGAATTTCTACGTTTCAGATGAGTATGGCCCCTCTGTGTATGAGTTCAGTTCGACAGGTTCGTTCCTCAAAGCATTTACGACTCCAGAAAATATAGTTCCCAAAGTGGGAAGCGTCCCCAACTATGTTGATGGCCGCGGTACGATTACTACCGGTCGCCAGGATAACCGAGGATTTGAGGGGGTGACTCTCAGTCCTGACGGTAGTAAACTGTTTGCGATGCTGCAAGACCCTTTAGTAAACGAGGGAAGCCCCGATGGACGGCGCAGCCAGAATTTGAGAATTGTGGAATTTGATACGGCAACGCGATCGCCCGTCGCTCAATATATTTACCAGCTAGAAAGTCTTGCCGCTATTAATGATCGCATTCCGGGAACTGATGACGATTTTGGGCAAAATTCTCAAGGTCGCAATATTGGCATTAGCGCTATTACCGCCCTCAATAACAATGAGTTCTTGGTGCTGGAACGCGATAATCGCGGCGTGGGCGAAGCTGATCCTCTAGGTGAAGCTCCAGTCGCCAGTAAGCGCGTTTACAAAATTGATCTCACAGGTGCCACAGATGTCAGCAACATCAGCTTGGCAGGTACAAACACGCTACCATCTGGCGTAACACCTGTTAGCAAGTCTCTGTTTCTTGACATTGCCGAACAGCTGAAAGCCGCTGGGCAGGTAATCCCTGAGAAGGTGGAAGGTTTGGCAATTGGGCCTCAGCTCAAGGATGGTTCCTACGCAATTATACTAGGCACTGATAACGACTTTAGCGTTACTCAGGGAGATGCTGGTCAGCTGGATGTTTGCACTGATGGTACAGCCTTTAGTCTCGTCTCTATTGATAGCGGCTGTCCCTCTGGACAAAAATTGCTTCCTGCCTACCTCTACTCGTTTAA